One part of the Phycisphaeraceae bacterium genome encodes these proteins:
- the acnA gene encoding aconitate hydratase AcnA → MPRKADPFNARATLKTPHGDYAYYDLGALARQGVGKVDRLPFSIRVLLEAMLRHVDGFVVNPDDVSGLANWNAKAPAKVELPFMPGRVVLQDFTGVPCVVDLAAMRDAMKKLGGNPEAINPLVPCDLVIDHSVQVDSYGSATALTINSEKEFERNRERYEFLKWGQQSLRNFRCVPPATGIVHQVNLEYLSPGVLTREIDGETVVYPDSCVGTDSHTTMINGLGVVGWGVGGIEAEAVMLGQPYYMLTPEVIGFKLVGKLPEGATATDLVLTVTEMLRKRGVVDKFVEFFGPGMAALSVPDRATIANMAPEYGATMGFFPVDAATLDYLRFTGRDEKTVELVEAYAKANGLFWTPATPQPEFTDVLSLDLGTVEPSMAGPKRPQDRVQLGGVQASWQKELADSFAKKVPGEAINLNRWVDEGGNAQGSQVNADPATCQGDPGCEGVPVTMNGKSFRMHHGDVVIAAITSCTNTSNPDVMIAAGLVARKARALGLKPKPWVKTSLAPGSKVVTEYYDKAGLTADLEALGFNTVGYGCTTCIGNSGPLPAEIDVAIKKGDLVVASVLSGNRNFEGRVHPSVKANYLASPPLCVAYAIAGTMDLDLKTDPIGADKSGKPVHLKDIWPTHAEVQAVKAKAVTPEQFRSQYGNVFTGNPTWNAVPVSKSELFPWNDSSTYIQNPPYFVGLTEKPAEVSAIRNARCLVFVGDSVTTDHISPAGDIAEASPAGQYLVAKGVPKSQFNSYGSRRGNDRVMTRGTFANIRVKNKIAEENGKIREGWWTRDFSANGGGKIAPIFDTSERYRAEGTPLVVLAGKDYGMGSSRDWAAKGAMLLGVRAVISESFERIHRSNLVGMGVLPLNFVPGQTAASLGLDGTEQFTIDLPKSIEPRGRVKVSATRTQGPDKGKAVAFEAVCRLDSAVEISYYRNGGILQTVLRKLLNESRQAAQV, encoded by the coding sequence ATGCCGCGCAAGGCCGACCCGTTCAACGCACGAGCCACACTCAAGACCCCGCACGGCGACTACGCCTACTACGACCTGGGCGCGCTGGCTCGTCAGGGCGTCGGCAAGGTCGATCGGCTGCCGTTCTCGATCCGGGTCCTGCTGGAGGCGATGCTGCGCCACGTCGACGGGTTCGTGGTGAACCCGGACGACGTCTCGGGCCTGGCGAACTGGAACGCGAAGGCGCCGGCGAAGGTTGAACTCCCGTTCATGCCCGGTCGCGTGGTCCTGCAGGACTTCACCGGCGTGCCGTGCGTGGTCGACCTGGCGGCGATGCGCGATGCGATGAAGAAGCTCGGCGGCAACCCCGAGGCGATCAACCCGCTGGTGCCGTGCGACCTCGTAATCGACCACTCCGTGCAGGTGGACTCCTACGGATCCGCGACGGCGCTCACGATCAACTCGGAGAAGGAGTTCGAGCGCAACCGCGAGCGGTACGAGTTCCTCAAGTGGGGCCAGCAGAGCCTGCGCAACTTCCGCTGCGTCCCGCCCGCGACCGGCATCGTGCACCAGGTGAACCTGGAGTACCTGTCGCCGGGCGTGCTGACGCGGGAGATCGACGGCGAAACCGTCGTGTACCCGGATTCGTGCGTCGGCACCGACTCGCACACGACGATGATCAACGGCCTGGGCGTCGTCGGCTGGGGCGTGGGCGGCATCGAGGCCGAGGCGGTGATGCTCGGCCAGCCGTACTACATGCTCACGCCGGAGGTGATCGGCTTCAAGCTCGTCGGCAAACTGCCCGAGGGGGCGACGGCGACCGACCTCGTGCTGACCGTGACGGAGATGCTCCGCAAGCGGGGCGTGGTCGACAAGTTCGTCGAGTTCTTCGGTCCCGGCATGGCCGCGCTCAGCGTCCCCGATCGCGCGACCATCGCGAACATGGCCCCCGAGTACGGCGCGACGATGGGGTTCTTCCCGGTCGACGCGGCGACCCTGGACTACCTGAGGTTCACCGGGCGCGATGAGAAGACCGTTGAACTCGTCGAGGCGTACGCCAAGGCCAACGGCCTGTTCTGGACCCCTGCGACCCCGCAGCCGGAGTTCACGGACGTGCTCTCGCTGGACCTGGGAACCGTCGAGCCGTCCATGGCCGGCCCCAAACGGCCGCAGGACCGCGTGCAGCTCGGCGGCGTCCAGGCCTCCTGGCAGAAGGAACTCGCCGACTCGTTCGCCAAGAAGGTGCCCGGCGAGGCGATCAACCTCAACCGCTGGGTGGACGAGGGGGGCAACGCCCAGGGCTCGCAGGTGAACGCGGACCCGGCGACCTGCCAGGGCGACCCGGGGTGCGAGGGCGTCCCGGTGACGATGAACGGCAAGTCCTTCCGGATGCACCACGGCGACGTGGTCATCGCCGCGATCACCTCCTGCACCAACACGAGCAACCCGGATGTGATGATCGCCGCGGGACTGGTGGCCCGCAAGGCCCGGGCCCTGGGGCTCAAGCCCAAGCCGTGGGTGAAGACCTCGCTCGCGCCGGGTTCGAAGGTCGTGACCGAGTACTACGACAAGGCGGGGCTCACGGCGGACCTGGAGGCCCTGGGCTTCAACACCGTCGGGTACGGCTGCACCACGTGCATCGGGAACTCCGGGCCGCTGCCGGCGGAGATCGACGTCGCGATCAAGAAGGGCGACCTGGTGGTGGCGAGCGTGCTCTCGGGGAACCGCAACTTCGAGGGGCGTGTGCACCCGTCGGTGAAGGCCAACTACCTCGCGTCGCCGCCGCTGTGCGTGGCGTACGCCATCGCGGGAACGATGGACCTGGACCTGAAGACCGACCCGATCGGGGCCGACAAGTCTGGCAAGCCGGTGCACCTCAAAGACATCTGGCCCACGCACGCCGAGGTGCAGGCGGTGAAGGCCAAGGCGGTGACGCCCGAGCAGTTCCGCTCGCAGTACGGCAACGTCTTCACGGGCAACCCGACGTGGAACGCGGTGCCCGTGAGCAAGTCGGAGTTGTTCCCCTGGAACGACTCGAGCACCTACATCCAGAACCCGCCGTACTTCGTCGGGCTCACGGAGAAGCCGGCGGAAGTGTCGGCGATCCGCAACGCGCGATGCCTCGTGTTCGTCGGGGACTCGGTGACGACCGACCACATCTCGCCCGCCGGCGACATCGCCGAGGCCTCGCCCGCGGGGCAGTACCTCGTCGCCAAGGGCGTGCCCAAGAGCCAGTTCAACTCCTACGGCTCGCGCCGCGGCAACGACCGGGTGATGACCCGCGGGACGTTCGCGAACATCCGCGTGAAGAACAAGATCGCGGAGGAGAACGGCAAGATCCGCGAGGGGTGGTGGACGCGGGACTTCTCCGCCAACGGCGGCGGCAAGATCGCGCCCATCTTCGACACCAGCGAGCGCTACCGGGCCGAAGGGACGCCGCTGGTGGTGCTGGCCGGGAAGGACTACGGCATGGGCTCGTCGCGCGACTGGGCGGCGAAGGGCGCGATGCTGCTGGGCGTCCGGGCGGTGATCAGCGAGTCCTTCGAGCGGATCCACCGGAGCAACCTGGTCGGCATGGGCGTGCTGCCGCTCAACTTCGTGCCCGGGCAGACCGCGGCATCGCTGGGGCTGGACGGGACGGAGCAGTTCACGATCGACCTGCCCAAGTCGATCGAGCCGCGCGGGCGCGTGAAGGTCAGCGCGACTCGGACGCAGGGCCCCGACAAGGGCAAGGCCGTGGCCTTCGAGGCCGTGTGCCGCCTCGACTCCGCGGTGGAGATCAGTTACTACCGCAACGGCGGGATCCTGCAGACAGTGCTGCGGAAACTGCTGAACGAGAGCCGGCAGGCGGCGCAGGTCTGA
- a CDS encoding NAD-dependent epimerase/dehydratase family protein: MRADRRRFLQCAFVAGMAFPLAGVARSITATARPTTEPPKPRTILILGGTGFLGPHIVDAARARGHTVTLFNRGITEKRKQIPVDGVEKLLGDRDPEKGDGLKALEEGTWDAVIDTSGYYPRIVKASATLLAPRVGQYVFISSLSAYKDNSTPGDDESAEVATIADPAVEEMGQAYQNYGALKALCEQAAEQAMPGRTTSIRAGYIVGPGDPTDRFTYWPVRVSEGGVVLCPGTPNDPVMFIDVRDLAAWIVLCIENRTTGVFNAMGPAAPYTSGQLLKACQKAAGKESTLTWVGFEDLERAGVEEGVLPILLRAQGENAGFHMRQNARAVGAGLTFRPAEETCRDILAWWPGEVARRTRITNEMIEQAKSEGKEPPRMANPSNLRAGISREREAEVLKTVMESPKS; encoded by the coding sequence ATGCGCGCCGACCGACGCCGATTTCTCCAGTGTGCCTTCGTGGCCGGGATGGCCTTCCCCCTCGCGGGCGTCGCCCGGTCGATCACGGCGACCGCTCGACCGACGACGGAGCCGCCCAAGCCCCGGACGATCCTGATCCTCGGGGGCACGGGCTTCCTCGGCCCTCACATCGTGGACGCGGCGAGGGCCCGCGGGCACACCGTGACGCTGTTCAACCGCGGCATCACCGAGAAGCGCAAGCAGATCCCGGTCGACGGCGTCGAGAAACTGCTGGGGGATCGCGATCCGGAGAAGGGCGACGGCCTCAAGGCGCTGGAGGAGGGGACGTGGGACGCGGTGATCGACACATCCGGGTATTACCCGCGCATCGTCAAGGCGTCGGCCACGCTGCTGGCGCCGCGGGTCGGGCAGTACGTGTTCATCTCCTCGCTCTCGGCGTACAAGGACAACTCGACGCCGGGCGATGATGAGTCGGCGGAGGTCGCGACCATCGCCGATCCGGCGGTCGAGGAGATGGGCCAGGCATACCAGAACTACGGCGCCCTCAAGGCCCTGTGCGAGCAGGCCGCGGAGCAGGCGATGCCGGGGCGCACGACCAGCATCCGCGCCGGGTACATCGTCGGCCCGGGCGATCCGACGGACCGCTTCACCTACTGGCCGGTGCGCGTGAGCGAGGGGGGCGTTGTGCTCTGCCCGGGGACGCCCAACGACCCGGTCATGTTCATCGACGTCCGCGACCTGGCCGCGTGGATCGTGCTGTGCATCGAGAACCGGACGACCGGCGTGTTCAACGCCATGGGCCCGGCGGCGCCGTACACCTCGGGCCAGCTCCTCAAGGCCTGCCAGAAGGCGGCGGGCAAGGAGAGCACGCTGACGTGGGTCGGCTTTGAGGATCTCGAGAGGGCCGGGGTCGAGGAGGGCGTGCTGCCGATCCTGCTGCGGGCGCAGGGCGAGAACGCCGGCTTCCACATGCGACAGAACGCGCGGGCGGTCGGCGCGGGGCTGACCTTCCGGCCGGCCGAGGAGACCTGCCGCGACATCCTCGCGTGGTGGCCCGGCGAGGTGGCCCGGCGGACGCGGATCACGAATGAGATGATCGAGCAGGCCAAGTCCGAGGGGAAGGAGCCGCCCCGGATGGCCAACCCGTCGAACCTGCGGGCGGGAATCTCGCGGGAGCGCGAGGCGGAGGTGCTCAAGACCGTGATGGAGAGCCCCAAGTCGTGA
- a CDS encoding PDZ domain-containing protein, producing MVPTLGRTATAAGLVLALSTLAGCVVVVGNTTRSYRDADGNSVMVIEDGKPLIGVNTERVSPALASQLGVNADRSTLVAYVFEGWPAARAGVKQYDVIVKVDGDDYVPPDAIRKAIRAKKPGDTITLTVIRGGQPVDLQVDIASKPTSNSSD from the coding sequence ATGGTGCCCACTCTCGGCAGGACGGCCACCGCGGCCGGGCTCGTGCTGGCCCTCAGCACGCTCGCCGGCTGCGTCGTCGTCGTCGGCAACACCACGCGCAGCTACCGCGATGCCGACGGCAACTCGGTCATGGTGATCGAGGACGGCAAGCCGCTCATCGGTGTCAACACGGAACGAGTCAGCCCGGCCCTCGCCTCACAACTCGGCGTCAACGCGGACCGGTCCACGCTCGTCGCCTACGTCTTCGAGGGCTGGCCCGCGGCCCGCGCCGGCGTCAAGCAGTACGACGTCATCGTCAAGGTCGACGGCGACGACTACGTGCCGCCCGACGCCATCCGCAAAGCCATCCGCGCCAAGAAGCCCGGCGACACCATCACCCTGACCGTCATCCGCGGCGGTCAGCCCGTCGATCTCCAGGTCGACATCGCCAGCAAGCCGACGTCAAACAGCTCCGACTGA
- the bamD gene encoding outer membrane protein assembly factor BamD, with the protein MNPSVAAPAAVPTAPKVARTRGRVRVAVALLLGVVGFAAQAMAQATEYVQDESGQWVEVAMKEPPSAALDTVNQARRLIADEKFGEAKKILEEWVEENKRGKSPLLPQAYLLLGDAKTGDGNEFEALYDYEAICKQFPDSIEYVKAVERELDIGVRYVNGFKRKFLGMRILDADDIGQELLLRVQERLPGSRLAERAGIELADYYFRVRDMSNAATAYRLFLQNYPKSEYAEKAMQRQVYATISQYHGPKYDSTPLLNAGVLIRTFMVRYPAAAQQAGLDDALLARLEESQAQAVLVTAKWYLSTDDPVSARYILKRLLFAYPRTSAASDAMRIMTEKGWMELKTPPSVGPAVEPIEPTAPGPDAPPPPPSSPTPAASPASATGSPAAKPFLPGRPLGGNSRGTGTAAAGATPGVAP; encoded by the coding sequence GTGAACCCATCCGTCGCCGCCCCCGCTGCAGTACCCACGGCACCGAAGGTCGCCCGAACCCGGGGTCGGGTGCGCGTGGCGGTGGCGCTCCTGCTGGGTGTGGTCGGGTTCGCGGCCCAAGCGATGGCGCAGGCCACCGAGTACGTGCAGGACGAATCCGGCCAGTGGGTCGAAGTGGCGATGAAGGAGCCGCCGAGCGCGGCGCTGGACACCGTCAACCAGGCGCGGCGCCTGATCGCCGATGAGAAGTTCGGCGAGGCGAAGAAGATCCTCGAAGAGTGGGTCGAGGAGAACAAGAGGGGGAAGAGCCCGCTGCTGCCCCAGGCGTATCTCCTGCTCGGCGACGCCAAGACCGGCGACGGCAACGAGTTCGAGGCGCTGTACGACTACGAGGCGATCTGCAAGCAGTTCCCCGATTCCATCGAGTACGTCAAGGCGGTGGAGCGGGAGCTGGACATCGGGGTTCGGTACGTCAACGGCTTCAAGCGCAAGTTCCTCGGCATGCGGATCCTCGATGCGGACGACATCGGACAGGAGCTGCTGCTGCGCGTGCAGGAGCGGCTGCCGGGGAGCCGCCTGGCCGAGCGGGCGGGCATTGAGCTTGCCGATTACTACTTCCGCGTCCGAGACATGTCGAACGCGGCGACGGCGTACCGGCTGTTCCTGCAGAACTACCCCAAGAGCGAGTACGCCGAGAAGGCGATGCAGCGTCAGGTGTACGCGACGATCTCGCAGTACCACGGGCCGAAGTACGACAGCACGCCGCTGCTCAACGCGGGCGTGCTGATCCGGACGTTCATGGTGCGCTACCCGGCCGCGGCGCAGCAGGCGGGGCTGGATGATGCGCTGCTCGCCCGGCTGGAGGAGTCGCAGGCCCAGGCGGTGCTCGTCACGGCGAAGTGGTACCTGTCGACCGACGACCCGGTCTCGGCGCGGTACATCCTCAAGCGGTTGCTGTTCGCCTACCCGCGCACGAGCGCGGCGAGCGATGCGATGCGGATCATGACAGAGAAGGGATGGATGGAACTCAAGACCCCGCCGTCCGTCGGCCCCGCGGTGGAGCCGATCGAGCCCACGGCACCCGGGCCGGACGCCCCCCCACCCCCCCCTTCCTCCCCCACGCCTGCCGCCTCGCCGGCCTCCGCCACGGGATCGCCCGCGGCCAAGCCGTTCCTGCCGGGGCGGCCCCTGGGTGGGAACTCCCGCGGGACGGGCACCGCCGCGGCCGGGGCTACGCCGGGAGTAGCGCCATGA
- the ftsH gene encoding ATP-dependent zinc metalloprotease FtsH, producing the protein MRNSPNGAGHGSVADDVRTRLAAKGDEPGRAPEGPNGDQAGPGGKTAAGGMKPNRGLFGVVSVIAITLMLFLVMSSLTERRPSPWQDFANKYSSNLLEPKSIVIRDTTITATERADANGQPGPDVVVRFDPRVREYYEKKLDELTRGNYLSLPTSLWTQVLVTLIPFVVLLVILWFVVARGLRSAAGGAGGFLGTFGKSRHRVLNKENPSVTFADVAGIEEAKDEVREIIEFLKNPKRFMRLGGRIPRGVLLIGEPGCGKTLLAKAIAGEADVPFFSISGSDFVEMFVGVGASRVRDLFKQAKDSSPCIIFLDEIDAVGRRRGGGFTTGGHDEREQTLNAILVEMDGFNSADGVIVIAATNRSDVLDPALTRPGRFDRQIIVPRPDVQGRMEILRVHAKKVKLGPNVDLERVARATPGFSGADLAALINEGAIAATLHNKDFVEQEDLEEARDKVKFGRARKSRVREADQNRLAAYHEAGHAVLQSLLPDADPLHKVTIIPRGDTGGATFSLPTKDRMGYGLKWLKATLCLACGGRIAEEKAMGDISSGAVGDISQVTSIARAMVLEWGMSPKLGFVRYAPVDNREMLLPEKDFSDETARIIDEEIRRIVDEAFAEGRRLLEAHWDKVVAVAEALLKHETLTSDDVTRLMSGQTLNKPTVSDLLAAESRRKSEDRGAAGRPADSTPELPPGAMPRPA; encoded by the coding sequence ATGCGGAACAGTCCCAACGGAGCCGGACACGGGAGCGTCGCCGACGACGTGCGCACGCGCCTTGCCGCGAAGGGCGATGAGCCCGGACGCGCGCCAGAGGGACCCAACGGCGACCAGGCGGGGCCAGGGGGCAAGACGGCCGCGGGCGGGATGAAGCCCAACCGCGGGCTGTTCGGCGTGGTCTCGGTCATCGCGATCACGCTGATGCTGTTCCTGGTGATGAGCAGCCTGACGGAGCGGCGGCCGAGCCCGTGGCAGGATTTCGCGAACAAGTACAGTTCGAACCTGCTGGAGCCCAAGTCGATCGTGATCCGCGATACGACGATCACCGCCACGGAGCGGGCGGACGCCAACGGGCAGCCGGGGCCGGACGTGGTCGTGCGGTTCGACCCCCGGGTCCGCGAGTACTACGAGAAGAAGCTGGACGAGTTGACCCGCGGGAACTACCTGTCGCTGCCGACGTCGCTGTGGACGCAGGTGCTGGTGACGCTGATCCCGTTCGTGGTGCTGCTGGTGATCCTGTGGTTCGTCGTGGCGCGCGGACTGCGGAGCGCGGCGGGCGGCGCGGGCGGGTTCCTCGGGACGTTCGGCAAGTCGCGGCACCGGGTGCTCAACAAGGAGAACCCGTCGGTGACCTTCGCCGACGTGGCGGGGATCGAGGAGGCGAAGGACGAGGTCCGCGAGATCATCGAGTTCCTGAAGAACCCTAAGAGGTTCATGCGGCTGGGCGGGCGGATCCCCCGCGGCGTGCTGCTCATCGGCGAGCCGGGCTGCGGCAAGACGCTGCTGGCCAAGGCGATCGCGGGCGAGGCGGACGTGCCGTTCTTCTCGATCAGCGGATCGGACTTCGTGGAGATGTTCGTGGGCGTGGGCGCCAGCCGCGTCCGCGACCTGTTCAAGCAGGCGAAGGACTCGTCGCCGTGCATCATCTTCCTGGACGAGATCGACGCGGTCGGGCGCCGGCGCGGCGGCGGCTTCACGACCGGCGGGCACGACGAGCGGGAGCAGACGCTCAACGCGATCCTGGTTGAGATGGACGGCTTCAACTCGGCCGACGGCGTGATCGTGATCGCGGCGACCAACCGCTCCGACGTGCTCGATCCGGCGCTCACCCGCCCGGGCCGGTTTGACCGGCAGATCATCGTGCCGCGGCCGGACGTGCAGGGACGGATGGAAATCCTGCGGGTGCATGCGAAGAAGGTGAAGCTGGGGCCGAACGTCGATCTCGAGCGGGTGGCGCGCGCGACGCCGGGTTTCTCGGGCGCCGACCTAGCCGCGCTGATCAACGAGGGGGCGATCGCGGCGACGCTGCACAACAAGGACTTTGTGGAGCAGGAGGACCTCGAGGAGGCCCGCGACAAGGTCAAGTTCGGCCGGGCCCGCAAGTCTCGGGTGCGAGAGGCGGACCAGAACCGGCTCGCGGCGTACCACGAGGCGGGGCACGCGGTGCTGCAGTCGCTCCTGCCCGACGCGGACCCGCTGCACAAGGTGACGATCATCCCGCGCGGGGACACGGGCGGGGCGACGTTCTCGCTGCCGACCAAGGACCGCATGGGCTACGGGCTGAAGTGGCTCAAGGCGACGCTGTGCCTGGCGTGCGGCGGGCGCATCGCGGAAGAGAAGGCGATGGGCGATATCTCCAGCGGCGCCGTGGGCGATATCTCCCAGGTGACGAGCATCGCGCGGGCGATGGTGCTGGAGTGGGGCATGAGCCCCAAGCTCGGCTTCGTGCGGTATGCACCGGTGGACAACCGGGAGATGCTGCTGCCCGAGAAGGATTTCTCGGATGAAACGGCGCGGATCATCGACGAGGAGATCCGGCGGATCGTCGATGAGGCGTTCGCGGAGGGCCGGCGGCTGCTGGAGGCGCACTGGGACAAGGTCGTCGCCGTGGCCGAGGCGCTGCTGAAGCACGAGACGCTGACCAGCGATGATGTGACGCGCCTGATGTCGGGGCAGACGCTGAACAAGCCGACGGTGAGCGACCTTCTCGCGGCGGAATCCCGCCGAAAGAGCGAGGATCGCGGCGCGGCGGGGCGGCCAGCGGATTCAACGCCGGAGTTGCCGCCCGGCGCGATGCCGCGGCCGGCCTGA
- a CDS encoding polysaccharide pyruvyl transferase family protein, with protein MRVLLLNDNGNIPHVGCLGVADAHARMLARAGHTVAARRFCGWSAPVDPSDEEGSIRRLAEDAPLREAIEAADAVVLNAEGTIHHGAGLHWLAAVGAAQRLGKTTLVVNAVFEESAGFLGVLHAAADVGVRDARSLRYLASLGVKARLVPDSIVEARFDQRPAIDLSGRIVVTDWHHQRKGDVGAAAASLLRDRPAETFYFPLLHGSHRWLWRSAVPTLRTARAVVTGRHHGVYLAALAGVPFVAMPSNTHKVEGIFEGVGVDVPICTTRGQVDRALEAVLADAGACRRVSDHLTDSRPLDTFRALGVVPVADPDAAERRELERLEVEATEAAAWTRVPMFWPFAMLDNIKP; from the coding sequence GTGAGAGTGCTCCTGCTCAATGACAACGGAAACATCCCCCACGTCGGGTGCCTGGGCGTTGCGGATGCGCACGCGCGGATGCTGGCCCGCGCCGGCCACACCGTGGCGGCCCGCCGGTTCTGCGGCTGGAGCGCGCCGGTCGATCCCTCCGACGAGGAGGGCTCGATCCGCCGTCTCGCGGAGGACGCGCCGCTGCGAGAGGCCATCGAAGCCGCGGACGCCGTCGTGCTCAACGCCGAGGGGACCATCCACCACGGCGCGGGCCTGCACTGGCTCGCGGCGGTCGGCGCCGCGCAGCGCCTGGGCAAGACCACGCTCGTCGTCAACGCGGTCTTCGAGGAGTCCGCCGGCTTCCTCGGCGTGCTGCACGCCGCGGCGGACGTGGGCGTGCGCGACGCCCGCTCGCTCCGATACCTCGCCTCGCTGGGCGTGAAGGCCCGTCTCGTTCCCGACTCGATCGTCGAGGCCCGCTTTGATCAGCGGCCCGCCATCGATCTCTCCGGCCGGATCGTCGTCACCGACTGGCACCACCAGCGAAAGGGCGACGTCGGGGCCGCGGCCGCCTCGCTGCTCCGAGATCGCCCGGCGGAGACCTTCTACTTCCCGCTCCTCCACGGGAGCCACCGGTGGCTCTGGCGCAGCGCGGTCCCGACGCTGCGGACGGCGCGGGCCGTCGTCACCGGCCGGCACCACGGGGTCTACCTCGCCGCGCTGGCGGGCGTCCCGTTTGTCGCGATGCCGTCGAACACGCACAAGGTGGAAGGGATCTTCGAGGGTGTCGGTGTCGACGTGCCGATCTGCACCACCCGTGGTCAGGTGGACCGCGCACTCGAAGCCGTCCTCGCCGATGCCGGGGCGTGCCGGCGCGTCTCCGACCACCTGACGGACAGCCGCCCGCTCGACACCTTCCGGGCCCTCGGGGTCGTGCCCGTCGCCGATCCCGACGCGGCGGAACGCCGGGAACTGGAGAGGCTTGAAGTCGAGGCGACGGAGGCCGCCGCGTGGACCAGGGTCCCCATGTTCTGGCCCTTCGCAATGCTCGATAACATCAAGCCGTAG
- a CDS encoding TerC family protein, translated as MLLSLAVDAAAAVSGSPLVSVENLIALLTLTAMEVVLGIDNIVFIAVLSGRLPEHQRASARRIGLLLALVMRIALLGVLTWMMRLAVHPLFTLPLLEHAVTGRDLILIAGGMFLIGKATHEIHGMMENHADLGNAGRVGATFRATVVQILLIDLVFSVDSIVTAVGMAQALWVMVTAVVISVGLMLAFSGVIASFIERHPTFKMLALSFLVLIGVVLVADGIGQHIAKGYVYFGMAFSLGVEMLNMAVRRRVVRRSLSTAGEP; from the coding sequence GTGCTGCTGAGTCTTGCCGTTGATGCCGCCGCCGCGGTGAGCGGGTCGCCGCTGGTTTCGGTGGAGAACCTGATCGCTCTGCTGACGCTCACCGCGATGGAGGTCGTGCTGGGGATCGACAACATCGTGTTCATCGCCGTGCTCTCGGGGAGGCTGCCGGAGCACCAGCGAGCGAGCGCTCGCCGGATCGGGCTGCTGCTGGCGCTGGTGATGCGGATCGCGCTGCTGGGGGTGCTGACATGGATGATGCGGCTCGCAGTGCATCCGTTGTTCACGCTCCCGCTGCTGGAGCACGCGGTAACGGGGCGAGACCTGATCCTGATCGCGGGCGGAATGTTCCTGATCGGGAAGGCGACGCACGAGATCCACGGGATGATGGAGAACCACGCGGACCTGGGCAACGCGGGGAGGGTGGGGGCGACGTTCCGCGCCACGGTTGTTCAGATCCTGCTGATCGACCTGGTGTTCTCGGTGGACTCGATCGTGACCGCGGTAGGGATGGCGCAGGCGCTGTGGGTGATGGTGACCGCGGTAGTCATCTCCGTGGGTCTGATGTTGGCGTTCTCGGGCGTGATCGCCTCGTTCATCGAGCGGCACCCGACGTTCAAGATGCTGGCGCTGTCGTTCCTGGTGCTGATCGGCGTGGTGCTGGTCGCCGACGGGATCGGGCAGCACATCGCCAAGGGGTATGTGTACTTCGGTATGGCGTTCTCGCTCGGGGTCGAGATGCTGAACATGGCGGTGCGCCGGCGGGTGGTACGACGATCGTTGTCCACAGCGGGAGAACCGTAA